The Monomorium pharaonis isolate MP-MQ-018 chromosome 5, ASM1337386v2, whole genome shotgun sequence genome includes a window with the following:
- the LOC105838017 gene encoding uncharacterized protein LOC105838017, translated as MSRPIVVVFAILGLLQAVTAIDLSLSRRVQIDFDEKDIVPKTQLKSLVPEAHAASGFIGNLEIGRRYADEKVFRRVIEFNNPTNTIQTTTLTLTINGGILHYLSAVNENGSYAVICDESTTLGSSSGSINVRAAANTKSYVSLVAASH; from the exons ATGTCGCGTCCGATTGTTGTCGTCTTCGCGATTCTAGGCCTTTTACAGGCGGTCACTGCCATCGACCTGTCGCTATCGAGAAGAGTCCAGATCGACTTCGATGAGAAAGATATTGTGCCGAAAACGCAACTG AAAAGTCTCGTGCCTGAGGCACATGCTGCCAGTGGATTTATCGGAAACCTCGAAATTGGAAGAAGATATGCTGATGAAAAAGTTTTCCGCCGAGTTATCGAGTTCAACAATCCAACAAATACTATTCAGACAACTACCTTAACGCTGACCATTAATG GAGGAATTCTTCATTATCTCAGTGCGGTGAACGAGAACGGCAGCTACGCTGTAATATGCGATGAGTCGACGACCCTGGGATCATCCAGTGGCAGCATCAATGTTCGCGCCGCTGCCAACACGAAATCCTACGTCTCACTCGTCGCAGCATCGCATTAA